A section of the Paralichthys olivaceus isolate ysfri-2021 chromosome 16, ASM2471397v2, whole genome shotgun sequence genome encodes:
- the fuz gene encoding protein fuzzy homolog gives MMLQDGSTQLLCLTASSGVPLFTRGAPRQLPFSVIGSLNGVHMFGGGQGVVLSCCETEDGGKVVWRVFQDSVMLIAVSGGGGSSKEEGVRLQRLLEDVWSCMVLVLGQDELANMRNVERLKRDLRSCFSLIDQLLEERQEGILGNLTHCADSLLPPNPALLQEAVDGFAQAADSEFGCLLVHGRVAAATEKWWRLAPQEVVLLSAVIRSLSASGSASCDYPVFLPHGSPTVAHRLLRFQLLPGVDVCVLCGPTPSLHRAESGLVGRFWSPLVEALRDCLAVGERCIPASVSLRPDVLALLLINRETRRSVSCVRTHHLPSDPPLPSKARCWELLKLLYIFSTTRYFSQEEASCVSPEERSQRGNTEDFVLGFSHQPLQCYLVTEECKSYGLQTAQHQLFLLIPPSVPTFALRSVATQTLSDIVAATGF, from the coding sequence ATGATGCTCCAGGACGGATCCACGCAGCTCCTCTGCCTCACAGCCAGCAGCGGGGTCCCCCTCTTCACGAGGGGAGCCCCCAGACAGCTGCCTTTCTCCGTCATCGGCTCCCTGAACGGCGTCCACATGTTTGGAGGCGGCCAAGGGGTCGTGTTGTCCTGCTGCGAGACCGAGGACGGGGGGAAGGTGGTGTGGAGGGTGTTCCAGGACAGCGTGATGCTCATCGCGGTGAGTggaggcggcggcagcagcaaaGAGGAGGGGGTTCGCCTGCAACGCCTCCTGGAGGATGTGTGGAGCTGCATGGTGCTGGTGCTGGGCCAGGACGAGCTGGCCAACATGAGGAATGTGGAGAGGCTGAAGAGGGACCTGCGCTCCTGCTTCAGCCTCATTgatcagctgctggaggagagacaagagggcATCCTGGGTAACCTGACACACTGCGCTGACTCGCTCCTGCCTCCCAACCCTGCTCTTCTTCAAGAGGCAGTGGATGGCTTTGCTCAGGCCGCAGACAGCGAGTTTGGTTGCCTCCTCGTCCACGGGCGAGTAGCTGCAGCCACGGAGAAGTGGTGGCGCCTGGCTCCACAGGAAGTcgtgctgctctctgctgtgatCCGGTCCCTCTCGGCCTCTGGATCAGCTTCTTGTGATTACCCGGTGTTCCTTCCCCACGGCAGCCCCACTGTGGCTCATCGCCTGCTCCGCTTCCAGCTGCTTCCTGGGGTAGACGTATGTGTGCTGTGTGGTCCCACTCCTTCCCTGCACAGAGCTGAGAGTGGGCTGGTGGGGCGTTTCTGGTCACCACTGGTGGAGGCCCTGAGAGACTGCCTGGCCGTCGGAGAGCGCTGCATACCAGCGTCTGTGTCCCTGCGCCCTGATGTGCTGGCACTTCTCCTCATCAACCGTGAAACACGTCGGTCAGTCTCCTGTGTGCGGACTCATCATCTGCCCAGTGACCCTCCTTTACCGTCAAAGGCCCGCTGCTGggagctgctgaagctgctctaCATCTTCAGCACGACTCGCTACTTCAGCCAGGAGGAAGCATCGTGCGTCTCCCCAGAGGAGAGGTCTCAGAGAGGGAACACTGAAGACTTTGTCCTCGGATTCTCACACCAGCCACTACAATGCTACTTGGTTACAGAAGAATGTAAAAGCTACGGACTTCAGACAGCACAGCACCAGCTCTTTCTGCTCATCCCGCCATCAGTCCCCACCTTCGCTCTGCGTTCCGTGGCCACACAGACTCTCTCTGACATAGTTGCAGCCACTgggttttaa